The stretch of DNA TGGGTCATTGGATCGGCGTATGGGTTGTACTCAAACTTGCTGAGGGGTTTCCCCGCTCCACTCAGGTTCTGGAAGTCCCCCCGAGCCATGGACTCCTGGATTAGGTCCTCCACGAGCCGCTCCACCGCCTGCGTGATCTTAATCTTCTGACTTCGCTGACGCATATCCCGTTCCACCATGGCTCCGTCTGCTGCCGCCGCCCTCTCGTGCTCCTTCTGTCTGTAGTTCAGAACCTGCTCAGCCGCCCGGTCCACACGGATCTGCCGGTACTGACGCTCCCGCTGGCTGGGCGTTCCCATTCCCACACCATCATAGCTGAGATAGTGTCTGTGCTGCAGAGCGGCTCCTCTGGATTTCTCCTCCTCATTCTCCTCATCCTtcactccacctgctccaactttGCTCTGATGGGCCAGAACGGCCCGGTAAGCCTCCTCAACCCGAGCAAACAGAACAGCATCGGCTGTTGCTGCCCCGGAGTCCGGATGGTAGAGCTTGGCGAGGCGCAGATAGGCGTCCTTCACTTGAGCCGGGCTCCTGTGGCCCTCGTCAGGCAGCTGCAGGCGTCGGTAGCTCTCCTGGAGACTGTGGCTAATGGGGCGACTCGAGCTGAGCAACCTGAAAACCTCAGAGTGTCGAGTCACAACGAGCAGGAAGCCCCAGTGGCGGAGGTCGCTGCAGGGTGCAAGAAGGAGGCTGCTCCTCATCTCTGATACGTTCCTTAGATCTGAAAAAGCAAAACTTTATgttcatcgacatatatatatgGGTTAGAGTCAAGTTCATCGTCACAATCACAAAAAATTACTTTGTGTTAAACATCCTAAACTTTCAGCTTTTCATTATAAATAGTTAAAAATGGGACATTAGTTTTTAACTTTGTTTACAGCCCGTGTCCTTCATCTTTATATTTATTAGATTTTCTGCATCTTATTTTAAAACGATCATTATTTTACTAAAACTTTATTACTTGTTTTAAAATGAAGTTTAAACAACACAGTGTTTTCagctcaacaacaacaacaacaaagataaaaaggaaacatATTTTGTTATTTCTAAATAATATTTTTTAAAACCTAACCTTTAAAACGATTAACTGAACTGAACTCATAAAAAACTACAATCACAAACCTACTCAGGGCAGATTCAGGACCAGCAGCTCTCCCCCATGCCCGAAAGGttctttttcaggtgtttttacCAAAAATATTCATGATTTTCTATGATTCTGAGATTTTCAGGTCACCTGTGTTTAGTttcctgtttttttcttcttctgtggtggtTTCCAGCCTTGTTACGTTGACGCCCCCTTCTGTCTGAATAAGGATGTGCAACTCTGGAGAGAATAAAACGCGATGGaagagtaaaaaaacaaaaaacatttcaCTGAAATGTTAAAACAGGGgcacgtttattttttttttattaagtttattgtattttaacaacaaaaaatgtgagatcttgcgtggagtccCCGattgagggagattatcagtgttcTTTTATGTCTTCCACTTActaataattgctcccacagttgatttcttTACACCAAGCTGCTTACCAATATATTACATATTTTTGTTAATGTCTGATAACACCTGTACACACTTTCAATTTTGAAATACACAACTGAATTAATTTCATGGCTCTTAAGATAAAAACATTgtcatcagttttattttagtaatttaaaGGAGGATTTATTGGAGCTGCTATTATTATTTATTCTGCTGTTCAGGTGAATACCAAGGCTCCAAACTCACTCAAGGTAAGAGAAAACATCAGTGTGTTTGCTCAAGAGTTCCTGaaacacaataacaacaacatgTTTTGATCAATGCTGCAAGGAAACCTGCCAATTCACACTTACACAATAAAAGTTTTTCTTTAAAATTCTGTTATTGTGGACATCTTAAACCCATCTCAGTTTAGtggtctatggtcatgagctttgggtagtgactgaaagaacgagatcgcagatccaagcggctgaaatgagttttcgctGCATTCTCATTGAGTGAGTAGCTCAgtctagatctgctgctccttcacacCAAGAGGAGCCTGTAGGATGTCCCCTGGACACCTCCATGGTGAAGGGTTTGGGGCATGTCAATCTAGGATGAGACCTAAGGTAAGACCCAGGTCACGCTGGGGGACTTTTGGGGGTTTTCCAGCAGAACTACACATATCAACTCAGATGGGTTCAGTTCGGTTAGAAAGCCTTTTTCAACATCCCTGGTATCTTCTATCTACCCCCAACTTCTTAGTACCGCCTTTCTTTATGGGTTCCAAGAGGGCTGAGCCAGTCCAAAAATGCGATGTCAGCAACTGTTGGTCACTGATACGCTAGTTGTACAGTCACTGGTGATTCCAGAGCTTTCTGCCTGATATGTGCGTCCTTTTCCagtttcagagtctgacaaaatgcCACTGTCAATGCTGTGCTTTGCTGGGTTTTTAGGTGACATACAGTGTTGGGCATCTTacattaaaaaagtaattagttacttaGCAAAGTAACTGTGATGTTGTTTTTATGATTTATAATGCAATTCCATTATATAATAGCTATAACATCAGAGATTTTATACCTGAATGATTCTTACTATCTAGAATAAAAGTTTCAAATATCTGAAATGTTCATTTATGGTTCTTCTGTTTGATCCAGAGTGATTCCACTCTTCCCAGGGTGGGTGTGATGTTGAAGTGTCCAGCTGAACTGAACCTGTTCAACAAATCCTctttttcattgttgttgttttattactttatttatttttgtttgtttgtttaatgacTTTGATTTGTGTTCactcaaaaacatttttatttatacaATATATTTGattttgaaatgaaaacaaatcagGTTAATTCAAGGGCATTTTCCAGAGAGTTTGCCCAGTCTGTGtcagttgtgtccttgagcaaggacGAGACACGTCACCCtcccgcctgctggtggtgggcggAGAGACCCAGGTGAGTCCCAGAACACCTGTACGATTTAATCATCTGTTAGTGCTTGTATGTATGAATAAATCTATAAAGTCTGGTCCTGAAGAGGTATGCCTTTATTTTGCCATGAAACAGTTATTAAACAAATCTTTTTTCCTCCTCAGATGAACACAGCATGGATTGTAATTCCCCAAGGATGCCAGAGGTACAAAAACTTCAGATTCTTCTGACTTCTGTACTTTAATAAGATTTTTTGTGCGTTGGGATGAGATTTTATgtgtttatttaaataatttcttTCAGGTAGCAAACATGACATCAGTGAAACAAAAGCTTCTGAACATGCTTGATGAGCTGACAAAGGACCAATTAATAAGGTTCAAATGGTTTTTGAAGGACATGACTTCCAACCTAACAACGAGTCTCCTGGATGACAAAACTGCTTGTGATCTGGTGGATCTGATGGTGGACATGTTCAGCTACCAGGCAGTGGAGAGCACAAAGGAGGTTTTcaggaaaataaacaaaaatgatctGGTTGGAAAACTGACTCAGTCAAGGTGAGATGTGACGGAGATTTGAAAAATAGAAAATCTGGTTTCATTCAAAAGCTACGTTCATAAATCACTTTTCATTTATTTCTGTCGGTGAGTATGTGTTAGGGTTTGAGAACACGGGTAGAAGGTGTTGTAGGTGTCTGAAAAATCGTGGTGAACTCAGTTGTGTGTGATTGTATCTTTGTGTTCTCAGATGAATACTGACGTTTCCATCTGGGCTCTGTGACCACTCGGACCATCTGCTGAACACTAGTTCTTCATTCTCAGGATTCAAAAGATCTCAATACATTGCTTGGAGGCAGAAAATGACACTGCATGGTGAAGAATTGGGGATTTGTGTTTTATAACATTTcataacatttttattatgtTCATTTTAATGAAAAAAACATATTCTTAAGAGAAAAATTTCAGGCTTTCGTCTTTGCACTCATCTTAAAATGATACTTCAGAGAAATATGGTTGTGTGTGAATCTTAGGTAAGATAAGAAATCTCTTCGTTGTTTCTCTGTGGGGACATTTTTTGTGGACAGGCTTGAATATCATGAATGCAGATTCAAGTCTGACATGGCTGCTGTTGGATCACGTCCCTGACTCCTAACGTCTGTCTGGTTTTTGGGTTATAAAAGAGGAGCGGAAAATGGTTAGAATAGGAGGTGGATGAGCAGCTCTCGTCAACAACAGATGGAGTAAACCAGGACATGCTATTGTTGTCtcagcagcccagatgttgagctGTGAGTAAGAGTCTGCCAGATGCTGTTGATGTGGTGTCATGTCATCGGTACGAAGTTGCTAAGCAATACACAACCCTTAAATCAGAGGCAATATTTGGAGATTCTGCTGTTGCTTCAGTGTCATCGTCCACATCAGGTGGTGCTGGTGCTCACATTTCACATGACTCAGTGAAATATTGCTGCTGTGTCTTGATGCTGACGGTCTTTTGTATTATTAGTGATCAAGTCATGGTGTCCCTCAAGGCTCAGTTTTGGGCCTCATTCCATTCCTGTTAGATATGAACCTTCTTTTATGAACATGTTGGAGTTTTCTGGTGGAGAAAGTTGGAGGGTGTCAGTCCTCGAGGCCTGTGCAGACCAGCTGTGGGATTCTGCTGCAGCCCTGGGGTTTCTAAAGTCCTTTTGATTTTGACTTGAATTAGATTTCATCAAAATGTTAGAATAGAAACACGAAGAATTAAGAATTAATGAAAATAATGATGCAATCCAAACTAAAGAGGACATTTTCAGAAGTTTTCCAACACCCTGCTTTGTGTCTGAGGAACGTTCACATTACTGACTGAATATAATTTTAAAACAGCTTGCCCCACGTTACTGGTTTACAGATGCTCACTTTTTAGAAAGTAGAAACATGTTTCTTGTCTGTTATTATAAAAGTTTTCATTCTTTTGTATGAAAAGATCTAATCAGGCATcaagtttttttattaaaattagAACAAAAGATAgtgttaaaacattttattgaatCTAATGAAAATATTTTATGAAAAGAATGTTTTCCACATACATTCTGTGCTCTTTGTTTAAAAAGAAAATTCACTTCAGTATTTAATTTCCTTCAAGGTCTCTGATGAGGTAAGGCTCCAGATCTTTGAGGATTATGTAGAAGATATCTTTGCAGGCTCTGGCAGCTCTCAGAGGACCATCGTAGACCGCTCTTATCTTGGCCTGGTTGGTGGATTTAGAATGGATCTCAGCATAAACTTCATGGTTTATCACTTTTTCCATTAAAAGCTTGTCCAGGATGGGTCCAACGACGCTCACCCTCTGGATCAACTCGTTTCTGTGTTTGTCCACAAAATGTTCCTCTGAAAAATACAAACCAAATAGATGCTTAGTCCCCGTTACTACTGTTATTCGGAACTAAGCTATTTAAAGTAGAGAAGAGTTCAACCAAAGCAAATCTGCATCATTTATGTAGAATAGAAGCATACTGGTTTGTTTTTAGGATTTTTATTAAAGTATTGATATAAAATTATTAAAATCTGGATAGAAACAAGCTACAATCGTGTCACTTTTGTACACAGAAGCAGGTTAGTTTGTATACAGTGTGTTTATAATCTTGTGAAAATTAAACCATTTGATAGTGGCAGGTTTTCTTGGCTAATCTATCTTATTCATTCATGTGAAtgcgtgaatgactgtgttgtgaagcaccttaggTGGTTgtaaaaggtgctatacaaacacaAGCTATTTACCATATTCTAAAAAGTTTTATTTTGACATAAGATGAAACATTGGGTACCCCACTCATAGGTAAAGCACAGATGTGTTCTCATTTCCCTAAAGTCAAATACCTGGATATGTCACCCAGACACAAGGAGAGACAGGATCAGGGCCAGTATGGATCCTTTCTCCCTGATTCTCCAACCTGAGATCTGCAGCTAACTGGCAGGGATGGGCAAAACATGAATATGAACAtgaacataccatagtatgttttCTGATCCAAATGCAGGCTATGGGGTGTAAAGTGTAACTGTGTAAAGCCACTGGTCCCAAGGCATTATGGGTAGCAGGTGTTTGCAGCAGTGCTGATTAGTTTTTCATCTCAAAATAAAggctgtaaacattttattatagcTTTAATTCATCGACATTTAAATTTTAATCTGGGCTCCTCTGTTTGTTCTGAGTGACCCAAACATCCCATAATATGATAGATATAGTAGAATAACTCACCATTAGTGGAGTCGAGGACTGATGAGCGTAAAGCTGCTGCTTTAGATGCTGAAATAACAAAGACTCACAATTAGATTTTTTCAACCAAAATAAAGATGCTGCTAAAATGTCACATGACTCTGGCTGTGAAACACTACTATGTATGTCTCTTGATGCTGATGATCTTTTGTATTATTAGTGATCGGATCATGGCATCCCTCAGGGCTCAGTTTTGGGCCTCATTCCATTCCTGCTGTTTATAAGCCTTATAAAACAAGTTtgagttaaagtgacaccaactgACTTCCCtgattgaaataaaaaaatattaatgaGTGAAACGATCACAGAGATAAACGAGTCTCTAGGTCCAATCAGTAAGTTTGTCATTAAAATGAGAATAAACAGATTTTCCTGCTTGTCACCACTACGTAACACCTTGTGGGGGCGCCATACTCAGAAATTCGGTCATCTTGAGCTGCAGTTTCACTTCCTGAAGGAGAAAACTAGCTGAAGGAGCAAAATAAacttacaaaatgtttttttaatcaacAAAAGTTTTGGTTAAGTGTGTATTATTTATGACTGACTTCCTGTATCATAACATATTAAAAATGATCCTAGTAATAATGGCAGATATTCACCTGCACTAATACTCAGATTGACTATTTGGGTTGGTTTTTCTTAAGGATATTTTTTATTAAACAAGAATTTTGTTTTGAATTGTTCTGCTTTTTTCCAGACTGGACAGAAAAACTGCTGAACTCTAAACCTGAGTGTTACATCTATTGTCCAATGGTAGGGACTGTGGGCAGCTGGATGGTACGCAGGATTGGAAACAGCTGGTGGATCTGGGCCAGAGACTTTGGTTTCCACCTGAGATTGCATCTACCCACGACCTGACATTGTGTTGTGGTCAGTGGCTCTTAAAACCATTTACATCATCAAGCTCACTGTACCTTGGGAGGATGCAGTGGAGGAGGTTAATGAGTGCAAGATACAGAGGTACACTGAACTTGCAGCTGAATCACAACAAGTTTGATCTGTCGAGGTGGGATTCAGATTTACAACACACACACGAGCTTGATGTGTGGTACCAGCATGATCAGCGGATGGTGATGGATCTCTCCAGAGCTGATGAAAGGGACAGTCAGTGTGGCTCTGGCTTAAAAGAAACAACTCTAGCTGGGACTCAGCTGAGTAGATAGCATCTTGGGGGTGAACCCAATTGTGACATAAAACAAAACAGGACAAATGGGGTCTAGTGGTGTCTTTTTCACCACTCTGTAGGTAAAGCAAGATGTGTCCCCCTTTTCCTAAAGTCAAATGTCTCATTATGTCACCCAGACACAAGGAGAGGCAGGACCAGGACCAATATGGATCCTTTCTCCCTGAAATCTGCAGGTAACAAACCTGCCAGGGATGGGTAAAACTAGAATATTATGGTATGTATTCTGATCCATATGCAGGCTATGGTGTATAAAGTATAACTGAATATAGTCACCAGCCCCAACGCATTATGGGTAACAGGTGTCTGTAGCAGTGCTGGTTAGTTTTTTATCTCAAAATAATTTCATCAACATTTAGACTTAAATCTTGACATCTCCTCTGTTACTTATTTCTTCTGAGTGACCCTAACATCCCATAATATGATAGATACAGTAGAATAACTCACCATTAGTGGAGTCGGGGGCTGATGAGCGTAAAGCTGCAGCTTCAGATGCTAAAATAACAAAGACACACAATTAGATTttttaaaccaaaataaagatGCTGCTGAAATGTCACATGACTCTCGCTGTGAAACACTACTAGTATGTCTCTTGATGCTGATGATCTTTTGTATTATTAGTGATCGGATCATGGCATCCCTCAGGGCTCAGTTTTGAGCCTCTTTCCATTCCTGTTGTTTATAAAACTTCTTATATGATCAGATTTTCCTGCTTGTGGTGTCACTACTACATAACACCATGTGTAGGCACCAAATTCAGAAATGAAGTCATCTTGAGCATAAGTTTGACTTCCTGAAGGAGATAAGGGGCTCAGGCAGCAAAgaaaagtattattattattattattattacaaaacTTTTAAATTATCTAAAATGCTGATAAAGTATCAGCATCCTAGTATTAATTAGCTTATGTTCACCTGAACTAATACTCAGATCCACTCTTTGGGTCTGTTTAATTCTAAAGAATCTGTTTTATTAAACATgaattttgttttcattttttcctgTTGTTTTTTTCAGACCAGACAGAAAAAGTGCTGAACCCCTCAAATTAATAAAACATCTGAGCAGATGTATTGCTGATCTTGTTGGTCCTGTTTCAGGTTCTGACTAGAATCAATTTACAATTTATTTCAGTTTTATTCTttatatttagagtttatttaaatgtttttctttttaagaATAGTTCATTAAACATTATCTCCAGCAAACGCAAACTATTCTATATAAGCTTCACTTGTTTTACGGTAAGTATGTGTTtaagactcttattttgaagaggTAAAGGAAGTAGGCTACCTGCGTTCTGATTATAGACTGGTTCTGATACAGATGTTGCAGCAGGAGTAGCCAGAAAACCAATAAAAGTACTCGGTCTGTTATTTACTCGATGAAAACACAGCGAGAAAAATCTCAACCTACTTCTTAAtagttttttatttcatttcttacGTTTTTTTCTAATCCCTGTccttcatccccccccccccccaccaccaccacacagtgAAACTGAAAGTAAACCTATTAAAGGCAAATAAAAGACCGTAGAGTGTTAAAATGTAGATTTACAACTAAACAAGAAGGTTCCGTGAGATCAAAGTAAATATCAGGTTAACTGATAAACACCCAGCTGTTCTGGCTTTAGtgttagtttaaaaaaaacatctgtCCAGACGCTTACCGAGTTCGTCTGCGTCTTCACTGCAGCCGATGTCTCTGAGGATCTCTTCGGTGACCTTCAGCGCTTCTATCCCGGTGAAAGTGGAGATCATCACATCTGCAACATCCAGGAAGTTTTTGCCTTCTACTCGGTTCCTCCGCACGCGCGGGTCCTGTGGACGGTCCACCAGCGCGTGGCAGAACTTTTCAAAGTTCTCTTTGGACAGATTCTCCAAGGCGGACCACAGAATCCTCTTTGGTGTTTTAGGAGCCATTTCTCACAGGATCAGATATAAAGCAAAGTTCTGCTTGTTGCTGTTCTCGGATCAGATCCGATCTCCGCAGCGATTCTGGTGATGCGTTCATGAGCTGTCGGAAATATGTAGCTACATTCAGTGAGCATCATGAAGCTAGGAAACCGGTTTGTTCTATTTTGATCCCTTGTTTGGCTTCTTCTAATTCTTTAGATAAAAACCTAAAGAATCATTTGAAGGTTTTACATTTACTTTAATATGCACATTTTATTAAAATAGAAGTGTTTTCACCAGCCTGCATGTTATACATTCAATGTCAGTGGCAATGAAATCAGAGAAATGGATCAGATATTCAGTCATGAGCCTAATCATAAACACACCCACGTGTGGTTTTGGATCCAGATGTTTGCAGATGCTCCATGAAGAGGTTCTGGACCAATTTGTTTGTTCCAGGCAGGTTCTCTTTCTATAGCTCTGGTTTGATGCAGACCCTTCTCTATCGGCGTTTGTCCTAACCATCGACATAGATACCTAATATATAACATATATCCTAGCGCGCGCTGGAAGGAAGGAGGACGCGTTCATGGTCACTGGGAAAATACAACATAAGTGTTTAAAATGTTCTCTCGCTCTCTCCGAATAAAATTCATTTGCTCTAATCTTAAAACTACAGTATGGATGAACGATCATGAATGATTTCATTCTGCATTCTAAATGAGCTGAGAACAGAAAGTCGGTCATTAATATAACAGTAAATGACTCAACGCTGCCTCCTGCTGACCCAAAATAGTAAGTACACGCTTTCAAGATTGTTTAAGGAATTTATTTAGAGATAAACATCATAAATCAGTTAAGCCTTCAGTGGGAGTGGCTGGAAACTGTTTGTTAATCTCAGCAGCCATGGAGGTAGACATGAGTTTTGTCTAAAAATATTCATAATAAAATAAATGCACAAAACTCTACATGTGTTCTTATAAACATTATTTACAAAGTGTCCTCCTGCAGATGCTGCAGCAGGTCTGTAGTGCTTTCTAACTCCCGCAGAACTCCTCATGAGCTCCTGAGCTTTAATCGACTTTCATGGGAAATTAATTTCATGATGTAAAAGTTTTATTTGAGAAAAGTCACCCATGTGTCTCTAAAACACAACTGTTTGATggatttatgatgattatttttCCCTGAAATGCAGCATCCGAGTTTCCTGCTGCAGAATCAGCCCTTGATGACAACTCTTTGGTTCCTTTAACCTGAAGAAATGAGTTCCTTGTCTCATCTGTAGAACCGGGTTTCTCTCAGGTGTCTGGGTCCTGAGACCTACTGCGACGCCCACATCCCGCTGCCCTGCTCGGCTGCTGTGACCCCTGCTGTGACCCCTGAAGGCTGCCACGACTCAGAGTTTGTGGgcaacatgttcagactgctcAGAACCTCCTGTGCCGTTTTTCCCAGCATGCCTTGCATGTCACAGACGAAGCGGTAGACGTAGCGTTTGCCCGccgtcttgtggatgatgttcttGTGGTAGTAGTACCGTAGGCCACGGCTCAGCTTCTCGTAGTTCATCTTGGGTTTATTCTTGCACTGACCCCAGCGTTTGGCCACCTGGGCAGAAAAAACACAGTTCAACATTCAAAAGGAATACAGGAAAGTTTATTTTAACAACATAATAAGGATTCAAACTGCTAAACTGAAAATTTAAATTAGTTAAGGGAAAAAAATCACAGTTTTATCAGCTAGTTCATGAGCACAAAATCTCACTTAAACGCTTAAGTCTATTACAATAATAATTTTACTAAACAAACATAATTTCCTGACTGACTGTAGGTCTGCTGTTGCTGGGCGGTTCAgagctgtgacctttgacctgaacCAGGGTTTTAATCCTCACCTCTGTTGGGTCTGACATCTTGAACTCCCAGCCGTCTCCGGTCCAGGAGATGAACGTTCTGCAGGCCGAGTCCAGAAGCAGCTCCAGTAAAAACTGCCACAGCTGGATCGGGCCAGAACCTGAACAATTAGgaaataattaataaattcaGTTCAGTATTAGGTGATCAACCTTTTTGTCATCGGGTCAACCTCCTGGTGGAGAATGTTTGGTTCCCAAATCAGATTAAAACcatacatttaaaaataatatttgaAGATAATCATCATCATATTTTAACACTTTTACATTCATATTAACATATTTATAATTTAACTAATTTTACAATAAAATTTAACTCTTATTTATTCTTGGACTGGATGTTAAAGAGTCAAAATtctgacctggataagcggacatTCCGGGCAATGGACCATCTCTGTCCGACCTCTGAGGGGCGATGGTTTTCCGTTTGGCCACACGGGGACAGAAGTGCTCTGCGGACTGAGgggtgggatttgaggggcgggaGGGTGGAGGTGGGTGGGGAGGGGAGGTGAAGCTGGATGATGGATATTCAGACCAGAAGGATGACGTCTGTCTCTGTCCGTCTGAGTCGTAGAAGTTCTGATCTGGTTCAGCTGGAAAACACCAAAGGTTAATTggatcagctgtgtgtgtgtgtgtg from Nothobranchius furzeri strain GRZ-AD chromosome 5, NfurGRZ-RIMD1, whole genome shotgun sequence encodes:
- the dnajc28 gene encoding dnaJ homolog subfamily C member 28, translating into MRSSLLLAPCSDLRHWGFLLVVTRHSEVFRLLSSSRPISHSLQESYRRLQLPDEGHRSPAQVKDAYLRLAKLYHPDSGAATADAVLFARVEEAYRAVLAHQSKVGAGGVKDEENEEEKSRGAALQHRHYLSYDGVGMGTPSQRERQYRQIRVDRAAEQVLNYRQKEHERAAAADGAMVERDMRQRSQKIKITQAVERLVEDLIQESMARGDFQNLSGAGKPLSKFEYNPYADPMTHNLNRILIDNGYQPSWVVTQRDIRESVDRIRNRLLEGRARLSDPMTPSEQNQWEQLCASVEEDLMKLNKMVDNYNLIVPMLSMQMVHFSLVRELDRAVRGAEQRRMDQLRDKEKERQRRKEEKKRENASSKTRAKSRGLVSWMQRFRRC
- the pycard gene encoding apoptosis-associated speck-like protein containing a CARD → MAPKTPKRILWSALENLSKENFEKFCHALVDRPQDPRVRRNRVEGKNFLDVADVMISTFTGIEALKVTEEILRDIGCSEDADELASEAAALRSSAPDSTNASKAAALRSSVLDSTNEEHFVDKHRNELIQRVSVVGPILDKLLMEKVINHEVYAEIHSKSTNQAKIRAVYDGPLRAARACKDIFYIILKDLEPYLIRDLEGN
- the etsrp gene encoding ETS1-related protein isoform X2 → MEICHTGYYTEEFSSQEVPAGFDFGSFDSTVSGQNQYAVDSSYPEPPKSSHLHDSKGSCSDTDLFSLNSCQDFNWWTSSYSHDGLSVDQSQTGYQENLQTYQNLLPQNRQFSPAVEGSHSPFTLKTEPDQNFYDSDGQRQTSSFWSEYPSSSFTSPPHPPPPSRPSNPTPQSAEHFCPRVAKRKTIAPQRSDRDGPLPGMSAYPGSGPIQLWQFLLELLLDSACRTFISWTGDGWEFKMSDPTEVAKRWGQCKNKPKMNYEKLSRGLRYYYHKNIIHKTAGKRYVYRFVCDMQGMLGKTAQEVLSSLNMLPTNSESWQPSGVTAGVTAAEQGSGMWASQ
- the etsrp gene encoding ETS1-related protein isoform X1, whose translation is MEICHTGYYTEEFSSQEVPAGFDFGSFDLAGEDLSFLLDSTVSGQNQYAVDSSYPEPPKSSHLHDSKGSCSDTDLFSLNSCQDFNWWTSSYSHDGLSVDQSQTGYQENLQTYQNLLPQNRQFSPAVEGSHSPFTLKTEPDQNFYDSDGQRQTSSFWSEYPSSSFTSPPHPPPPSRPSNPTPQSAEHFCPRVAKRKTIAPQRSDRDGPLPGMSAYPGSGPIQLWQFLLELLLDSACRTFISWTGDGWEFKMSDPTEVAKRWGQCKNKPKMNYEKLSRGLRYYYHKNIIHKTAGKRYVYRFVCDMQGMLGKTAQEVLSSLNMLPTNSESWQPSGVTAGVTAAEQGSGMWASQ